The window CATGTTCTGTGCGCATTGAAGTGCGGCCCGAACTCACTGATGGAGTGATGGTCCATGTATCGGGACGGTTGAACGTTTATGGAGCAGGAGAATTTGCGGAGGCGATGGCACGGGTGTTTAAGCCTGAAACGACATCGGTTATTTTGGAATTATCGGGACTGGAATTCATAAGCAGTGCCGGGATCCGTGAAATTCTGGTGCTGTATAAACGACTGAACCGGGATCATGGATTATTGGTGTTGTGCGGGTTGATGGGATACAGTCAGGAAGTGATGACGCTTTCGGGATTCACCATCACAATTCCGACCGTTGAGACGGTAACCGAAGCATTGGCACTGTGTCGGGCAAAGAATGGTTCTGCGGGGACGACGGAAGGACAGGTACGGTGGGGGGATTGCTCTACATATCAAACATCCAGAGGGCTCTATCGGTATTTGCAGGCAGACGCGGCGGCTCCGTCACAACTGACGGTCACAGGTGACATTCGCGATATTCTTCATTCGCGTGTCCAGCCCATGCATATGCAGCGCCTGGCATTACGTGAACAAGATGTGGGCTTTGGCGACGGGCTGATGATTCTGGAGCAGGATGCCCATGATCCCATAGGTCAAATGGCTATGTGTCGCTCGGTAATGGCGTGGCGGGCGGCTGGCACGTCGTCGATGGCAGATTCCCTGCATATTGTAACACCGGCACATCCTCTGGAAGTGGATTGTGCTTTTTTTGTGCAGCTGGGTGGCGATGCGCAGGTAACAGTGGATTTTCATTCCACCGAAGCGGGTGGAACAACCATGGGAGAGTTGTATCGCGATTTATTTGAGCTGGCATCCCGTTGTCGTTTCAATGGGGGTATTATTGCGATTACTGCCCGGGCCGAACTGGGTCGCGTTTATGGGATGACATGGAAGAAAGAGCCCACAGCGGAAAATAAACCTGAAAACGGAAAAACGATTATTCATGAAAGCAATATCGATCAGTTTTTTGAGGATGGATCCGTGGTTTGCCATGAAGATGTTAGTTGCGCGTTTGCTGGAGTCGGTGCCGACTTAACCGCAGATCTGTCGGATTATCCCGAAGATATTTTTCAGCGGCTGTTCTATCTACATCCAGTAAACATTGGAAACCGCTCGGAATTACTGATGAATACAGCATTGATTTATGAGCCGTATCCCATGCCGCCGCAACCTGCCGATGTCGATGAATCGATCCGTGCCATGGAGCAGAAGGGGCTTTTTACCGATATGCGGGCTGTGCGGGATACGACAACGGTGAAGGACGCGCTTATTCGGCTCCAGTGCATCGAAAAATTCGACATGCAGCCTATTATTCATAAT of the Spartobacteria bacterium genome contains:
- a CDS encoding anti-sigma factor antagonist; protein product: MTCSVRIEVRPELTDGVMVHVSGRLNVYGAGEFAEAMARVFKPETTSVILELSGLEFISSAGIREILVLYKRLNRDHGLLVLCGLMGYSQEVMTLSGFTITIPTVETVTEALALCRAKNGSAGTTEGQVRWGDCSTYQTSRGLYRYLQADAAAPSQLTVTGDIRDILHSRVQPMHMQRLALREQDVGFGDGLMILEQDAHDPIGQMAMCRSVMAWRAAGTSSMADSLHIVTPAHPLEVDCAFFVQLGGDAQVTVDFHSTEAGGTTMGELYRDLFELASRCRFNGGIIAITARAELGRVYGMTWKKEPTAENKPENGKTIIHESNIDQFFEDGSVVCHEDVSCAFAGVGADLTADLSDYPEDIFQRLFYLHPVNIGNRSELLMNTALIYEPYPMPPQPADVDESIRAMEQKGLFTDMRAVRDTTTVKDALIRLQCIEKFDMQPIIHNPVRREEYDEDETEHVKDKLSNYTRNQLRYYEND